One genomic segment of Cydia splendana chromosome 5, ilCydSple1.2, whole genome shotgun sequence includes these proteins:
- the LOC134791112 gene encoding uncharacterized protein LOC134791112 → MTALYNYSNTQGPYRPIWRSFETCKGPKQGDCGNVEIRNTQNMSDVIFYLDFPKDCPVTKARVTAGSVQKNNITKKMLNYALEKPCQHFVLGPILVDAFNLSSACKIKKGQYTVHVDMREKCRMFLGSNFFYGIYTFKVLAFNNVNNFFCVKTELEAGKL, encoded by the exons ATGACAGCCCTTTATAACTACTCCAACACTCAGGGCCCCTACCGGCCCATATGGAGGTCATTCGAGACGTGCAAGGGTCCAAAACAAGGCGATTGCGGCAATGTGGAAATTCGAAACACTCAGAACATGTCCGATGTCATTTTTTATTTGGACTTTCCCAAAGATTGTCCAGTAACAAAG GCAAGAGTAACTGCGGGATCAGTGCAAAAAAATAACATCACAAAGAAAATGCTTAACTACGCTTTGGAAAAACCTTGCCAACACTTCGTTTTAGGCCCCATACTAGTAGATGCATTCAACTTAAGTAGTGCTTGTAAAATTAAAAAG GGGCAGTACACGGTCCATGTTGATATGCGGGAAAAATGTAGAATGTTCCTGGGGTCGAACTTCTTCTACGGCATTTACACATTCAAAGTATTGGCATTTAACAACGTCAACAATTTTTTCTGTGTTAAAACTGAATTAGAAGCTGGAAAGCTATAA